In Streptomyces sp. NBC_00448, the following are encoded in one genomic region:
- a CDS encoding GroES family chaperonin, producing the protein MLHDRVLVRQDSGEGERRSGGGILIPATAAVGKRLAWAEVVAVGQHVRSVEVGDRVLFDPEDRAEVEVQGVAYVLMRERDLHAVAAERLQGDDSTGLYL; encoded by the coding sequence ATGCTGCACGACCGCGTTCTGGTGCGGCAGGACAGCGGTGAGGGCGAGCGCCGCAGTGGCGGCGGCATCCTGATCCCGGCGACCGCGGCCGTCGGGAAGCGGCTGGCCTGGGCCGAGGTGGTCGCGGTCGGCCAGCACGTGCGGAGCGTCGAGGTCGGCGACCGGGTGCTGTTCGACCCGGAGGACCGGGCGGAGGTGGAGGTGCAGGGCGTGGCGTACGTCCTGATGCGCGAGCGCGACCTGCACGCCGTGGCCGCCGAACGCCTGCAGGGCGACGACTCGACCGGCCTGTATCTGTAG
- a CDS encoding DUF3618 domain-containing protein: MSEGARTAAEIEADIARRRQDLAVTLDEIAVRVHPVTIMRDTRAKAVSALDNTVGQAYVAANRAVSRARAQFVDEDGAPRMERIVPVAVAGAAVAAAVVGLTVWRRRR, from the coding sequence GTGTCGGAAGGTGCCAGGACGGCCGCTGAGATCGAGGCGGATATCGCCCGCAGGCGGCAGGACCTCGCGGTGACGCTTGACGAGATCGCGGTCCGGGTCCACCCGGTCACGATCATGCGGGACACCAGGGCGAAGGCGGTGTCCGCGCTGGACAACACGGTCGGGCAGGCCTATGTCGCGGCCAACCGCGCGGTCAGCCGGGCGCGGGCGCAGTTCGTCGACGAGGACGGCGCGCCGCGGATGGAGCGGATCGTGCCGGTCGCGGTGGCCGGGGCGGCGGTCGCGGCCGCGGTGGTCGGTCTCACCGTGTGGCGCCGTCGCCGGTAG
- the bcp gene encoding thioredoxin-dependent thiol peroxidase — protein MSDRLSIGDTAPAFTLPDADGNPVSLADHLGRNVIVYFYPDALTPGCTKQACDFTDNLAVFADAGYDVLGISPNKPEKLAKFRDKESLKVTLLADPDRTVLTAYGAFGEKTMYGKTVTGVIRSTLVVDPNGKVAHAFYNVKATGHVAKLLRDLKI, from the coding sequence ATGTCCGACCGTCTCTCCATCGGCGACACCGCCCCCGCGTTCACCCTGCCGGACGCCGACGGCAACCCGGTCTCGCTCGCCGACCACCTCGGCCGCAACGTGATCGTCTACTTCTACCCCGACGCCCTCACCCCCGGCTGCACCAAGCAGGCGTGCGACTTCACCGACAACCTCGCGGTGTTCGCCGACGCCGGCTACGACGTCCTGGGCATCTCCCCGAACAAGCCCGAGAAGCTCGCGAAGTTCCGCGACAAGGAGTCCCTCAAGGTCACCCTGCTCGCCGACCCCGACCGCACCGTCCTCACCGCGTACGGCGCCTTCGGCGAGAAGACCATGTACGGCAAGACCGTCACCGGCGTCATCCGCTCCACCCTCGTGGTCGACCCGAACGGCAAGGTCGCGCACGCCTTCTACAACGTGAAGGCCACCGGCCACGTCGCCAAACTCCTCCGCGACCTGAAGATCTGA
- a CDS encoding HNH endonuclease signature motif containing protein — MAARTASPYTKERLAAALELSQTLSEALRRLGVEPGSPTRKYIRALIRRYGIDTSHLQREGARWTKDILEPAVAASTNMCEVLRRLGLEVVGGHHTHITRRVRALGIDTSHFVRPSRRGERRGPRTTESLLVVQDPARARRIPGDRLKRALLERGVSERCAQCGTGPVWRGRPLPLEVDHIDGNWRDNRMPNLRLLCPNCHAATDSYRGRAKGRVS, encoded by the coding sequence GTGGCAGCGAGAACAGCGAGCCCCTATACGAAGGAACGGCTCGCGGCGGCGTTGGAGCTGTCGCAGACGCTCTCCGAGGCGTTGCGGCGGCTCGGGGTGGAACCCGGCAGCCCGACCCGGAAGTACATCCGGGCGCTCATACGCCGCTACGGGATCGACACCTCGCACCTGCAACGGGAGGGCGCGCGTTGGACCAAGGACATCCTGGAACCGGCCGTGGCCGCGTCGACGAACATGTGTGAGGTCCTGCGACGGCTCGGCCTGGAGGTGGTCGGCGGCCATCACACGCACATCACTCGGCGGGTCAGGGCGCTCGGGATCGACACGTCGCACTTCGTGCGGCCCTCTCGCCGGGGCGAGCGTCGCGGGCCGCGGACCACGGAATCGCTTCTGGTGGTGCAGGACCCCGCACGCGCACGGCGGATACCCGGCGACCGGCTCAAGCGGGCACTGCTGGAGCGGGGCGTCTCGGAGCGCTGCGCGCAGTGCGGGACAGGGCCGGTCTGGCGCGGCCGTCCCCTCCCGCTGGAGGTCGACCACATCGACGGGAACTGGCGGGACAACCGCATGCCCAACCTGCGGCTGCTCTGCCCGAACTGCCATGCGGCGACGGACTCCTACCGCGGACGAGCGAAGGGCCGCGTCTCGTGA
- a CDS encoding HNH endonuclease signature motif containing protein encodes MSSVVRRGAAARPTAERLRASVAEAVSIAGVLRALGLSDGGRPRALLRQWVAEDELDTSHFLGQAHQRGRPGPTPRRAPMDVLVRHDGPARTKTHLLRRALVEIGVPERCAECGTPPVWRGRPITLEVDHVNGDRTDDRAENLRLLCPNCHAVTPTWCRGGQRPKQSAG; translated from the coding sequence GTGAGCAGCGTGGTCCGCCGCGGGGCGGCAGCCAGGCCCACGGCCGAGCGACTGCGGGCATCCGTCGCCGAGGCGGTCTCGATCGCGGGTGTGCTCCGCGCGCTCGGCCTGTCGGACGGCGGCCGGCCCCGGGCGCTGCTGCGGCAGTGGGTGGCCGAGGACGAACTCGACACCTCGCACTTCCTCGGCCAGGCGCACCAGAGGGGCCGGCCCGGACCGACCCCGCGCAGGGCCCCCATGGACGTGCTGGTCAGGCACGACGGCCCCGCACGCACGAAGACCCATCTGCTGCGCAGGGCGCTGGTCGAGATCGGCGTTCCCGAGAGGTGTGCCGAGTGCGGGACACCGCCGGTGTGGCGGGGGCGGCCGATCACCCTTGAGGTCGACCACGTCAACGGCGACCGGACCGACGACCGGGCCGAGAACCTGCGGCTGCTCTGCCCGAACTGCCATGCGGTCACGCCCACCTGGTGCCGGGGCGGGCAGCGTCCAAAGCAATCGGCCGGATAG
- the rdgB gene encoding RdgB/HAM1 family non-canonical purine NTP pyrophosphatase yields MTTRLVLATRNAHKVTELRAILTEAGLDNDLVGADAYPEIPDVKETGVTFAENALLKARALAEATGLPAVADDSGLCVDVLGGSPGIFSARWAGKHGDDLANLDLLLAQLGDIEHPHRAAHFACAAALALPDGTTRVAEGRLRGTLRHAPAGAGGFGYDPILQPEGEERTCAELSAAEKNAISHRGKAFRALVPMLTELLG; encoded by the coding sequence ATGACCACCCGTCTCGTGCTCGCCACCCGCAACGCCCACAAGGTCACCGAACTCCGGGCCATCCTCACCGAGGCCGGCCTCGACAACGACCTCGTCGGCGCCGACGCCTACCCGGAGATCCCCGACGTCAAGGAGACCGGGGTCACCTTCGCCGAGAACGCGCTGCTCAAGGCACGCGCCCTCGCCGAGGCCACCGGGCTGCCCGCGGTCGCCGACGACTCGGGGCTGTGCGTGGACGTGCTCGGCGGCTCGCCCGGCATCTTCTCCGCCCGCTGGGCCGGCAAGCACGGCGACGACCTCGCCAACCTCGACCTGCTGCTCGCCCAGCTCGGCGACATCGAACACCCGCACCGCGCCGCCCACTTCGCCTGCGCCGCCGCCCTCGCGCTGCCCGACGGCACCACCCGCGTCGCCGAGGGCCGGCTGCGCGGCACCCTCCGGCACGCCCCGGCGGGCGCCGGCGGCTTCGGCTACGACCCGATCCTCCAGCCCGAGGGTGAGGAGCGGACCTGTGCGGAGCTGAGTGCGGCGGAGAAGAACGCGATCAGCCACCGCGGCAAGGCGTTCCGCGCGCTGGTCCCGATGCTCACCGAACTCCTCGGCTGA